A genomic segment from Dechloromonas denitrificans encodes:
- a CDS encoding CBS domain-containing protein — protein sequence MQVREIIQLKGGTLYTATPQQSLASAIDTMADLDVGSLVVMDAGKMAGMLTFREVLKAMKAHDACPVGVTVGDVMVKDPVTAFPDMPANELRRLMIEKHSRYLPVLDGHLLMGVISFLDVAKAVLEEQSFENTMLKNYIKNWPDEPSA from the coding sequence ATGCAAGTGCGCGAAATCATTCAGCTCAAGGGCGGAACCCTCTACACCGCAACGCCCCAGCAATCGCTGGCCTCGGCAATCGATACCATGGCTGATCTCGACGTCGGTTCTCTGGTAGTGATGGATGCCGGAAAAATGGCCGGCATGCTGACTTTCCGTGAGGTGCTCAAGGCCATGAAGGCCCATGATGCCTGCCCGGTTGGCGTGACGGTCGGAGATGTCATGGTCAAGGATCCGGTCACAGCCTTTCCTGATATGCCGGCCAACGAATTGCGTCGTCTGATGATCGAAAAGCACTCGCGTTATTTGCCGGTGCTCGATGGCCACCTGCTGATGGGTGTGATTTCCTTCCTTGATGTTGCCAAAGCCGTGCTTGAGGAACAGAGCTTCGAAAATACGATGCTCAAGAACTACATCAAGAACTGGCCGGACGAACCGTCTGCTTGA
- the asd gene encoding aspartate-semialdehyde dehydrogenase: MKKVGLVGWRGMVGSVLMQRMVEEGDFAYIDPVYFSTSAAGGKAPVFGGKEASLPLQDASSVDALKQCEIIITCQGGDYTKEVFPKLRAAGWNGHWIDAASALRMADDAVIVLDPVNMNVIKDSLSKGGKNWIGGNCTVSLMLMGLGGLFQNDLIEWASSMTYQAASGAGAQNMRELISQMGAIHASVADLLADPASAILDIDRKVAETIRSDAFPKKNFRNTPLAGSLIPWIDVPVEGGQSKEEWKGGAECNKILGKPAFRSAGSIPIDGLCVRIGAMRCHSQALTIKLKKDVPLDEISDMLAKANPWAKVVPNDREISERELTPAAVTGTLTVPVGRLHKMAMGPEYLAAFTCGDQLLWGAAEPLRRMLRILLDA, translated from the coding sequence ATGAAGAAGGTTGGTCTGGTCGGTTGGCGTGGCATGGTTGGTTCCGTGCTGATGCAGCGCATGGTTGAAGAGGGCGATTTTGCCTACATCGATCCGGTGTACTTCTCAACGTCCGCTGCTGGCGGCAAGGCACCGGTGTTCGGCGGCAAGGAAGCCTCCCTGCCGTTGCAGGATGCTTCCTCGGTCGACGCGCTGAAACAGTGCGAAATCATCATCACCTGCCAGGGTGGCGACTACACCAAGGAAGTTTTCCCCAAGCTGCGTGCGGCTGGCTGGAATGGCCACTGGATCGATGCTGCTTCGGCATTGCGCATGGCTGATGATGCCGTGATCGTGCTTGACCCGGTCAACATGAACGTCATCAAGGACTCTCTGAGCAAGGGTGGCAAGAACTGGATCGGCGGCAACTGCACCGTATCCCTGATGCTGATGGGCCTCGGCGGGCTGTTCCAGAACGATCTGATCGAATGGGCTTCGTCCATGACCTATCAGGCCGCTTCCGGTGCTGGTGCACAAAACATGCGCGAGTTGATTTCGCAAATGGGCGCCATCCACGCCTCCGTGGCCGATCTGTTGGCCGACCCGGCTTCCGCCATTCTCGATATCGACCGCAAGGTTGCCGAGACGATTCGTTCCGATGCCTTCCCGAAGAAGAACTTCCGCAACACCCCGCTGGCTGGTTCGCTGATTCCGTGGATCGATGTGCCGGTCGAAGGCGGCCAGTCCAAGGAAGAGTGGAAGGGCGGCGCCGAGTGCAACAAGATTCTCGGCAAGCCGGCTTTCCGTAGCGCGGGTTCGATCCCTATCGATGGCCTGTGCGTGCGTATTGGTGCAATGCGTTGCCACAGCCAGGCGCTGACCATCAAGCTCAAGAAGGATGTGCCGCTCGATGAAATCAGCGACATGCTGGCCAAGGCCAATCCGTGGGCCAAGGTCGTGCCGAATGATCGCGAGATCTCCGAGCGCGAACTGACCCCGGCCGCCGTGACTGGCACGCTGACCGTGCCGGTCGGCCGTCTGCACAAGATGGCGATGGGCCCGGAGTACCTGGCAGCCTTCACCTGTGGCGACCAGTTGCTGTGGGGCGCGGCCGAGCCGCTGCGTCGCATGCTGCGCATTCTGCTGGATGCCTGA
- a CDS encoding entericidin EcnAB — protein sequence MRVVLFAWMALILSACNTAQGVKKDVERGAEVTGEALQKGGEAVGNALNKTGEVVGGALQKSGEAVGSALKKSGDAVQKVVE from the coding sequence ATGCGCGTTGTCTTGTTCGCATGGATGGCGTTGATTCTTTCCGCTTGCAATACAGCGCAGGGCGTCAAGAAAGATGTCGAGCGTGGTGCGGAAGTGACTGGCGAAGCGCTGCAAAAAGGGGGCGAGGCCGTCGGTAACGCCCTGAATAAAACAGGTGAAGTCGTCGGCGGCGCTCTGCAAAAGAGCGGCGAGGCGGTGGGCAGCGCCTTGAAGAAATCAGGCGATGCCGTGCAGAAAGTGGTGGAGTAA
- the aroC gene encoding chorismate synthase, which produces MSGNTFGTLFTVSSFGESHGPAIGCVVDGCPPGLSLCEADIQAELDRRKPGTSRHVTQRREPDTVEILSGVFEGKTTGTPIALLIRNQDQRSKDYGNIAETFRPGHADYTYTQKYGFRDPRGGGRSSARETAVRVAAGAIARKWLKERYGVTIRGWMSALGPIEIPFLSADAIDGNAFFAPNADIVSDLEAYMDSLRKSLDSVGAKITVTATGVPPGWGEPVYDRLDAEIAYAMMGINAVKGVEIGAGFDSVAQKGSEHGDEMTPQGFASNHAGGILGGLSTGQEIIVNMAIKPTSSIAQPRRSIDVHGQPIEVATQGRHDPCVGIRATPIAEAMMALVLIDHALRHRAQCGDVVCSTPRIPGEIA; this is translated from the coding sequence ATGTCCGGCAATACTTTTGGCACGCTTTTCACCGTTTCGTCCTTTGGCGAATCCCATGGTCCTGCAATCGGTTGCGTGGTTGATGGTTGCCCACCCGGACTTTCGCTGTGCGAGGCAGATATCCAGGCTGAACTGGATCGCCGCAAGCCGGGTACTTCGCGTCATGTCACGCAACGTCGCGAACCGGATACGGTGGAAATCCTCTCTGGCGTCTTTGAGGGCAAGACCACCGGCACGCCAATCGCTCTGCTGATTCGCAACCAGGATCAGCGCAGCAAGGATTACGGCAATATTGCCGAAACCTTCCGGCCCGGCCATGCCGATTACACCTATACCCAGAAATACGGGTTTCGCGACCCTCGGGGTGGCGGCCGTTCTTCGGCGCGCGAAACGGCCGTGCGCGTTGCCGCAGGGGCAATTGCCCGCAAGTGGCTGAAAGAGCGCTACGGTGTGACGATTCGCGGCTGGATGAGCGCACTTGGGCCGATTGAAATTCCCTTCCTGAGCGCCGATGCAATCGATGGCAATGCCTTCTTTGCACCGAATGCCGATATCGTTTCCGACCTCGAAGCCTATATGGACAGCCTGCGCAAATCGCTGGATTCGGTCGGGGCCAAAATTACCGTGACCGCCACCGGCGTCCCGCCAGGTTGGGGTGAGCCGGTCTACGATCGCCTTGATGCTGAAATTGCCTACGCGATGATGGGCATCAATGCCGTCAAGGGGGTCGAAATCGGGGCTGGTTTTGACTCGGTGGCTCAAAAAGGCAGCGAACATGGCGATGAAATGACGCCGCAGGGTTTTGCCAGCAATCACGCCGGCGGTATTCTGGGTGGTTTGTCCACTGGTCAGGAAATCATCGTCAATATGGCGATCAAGCCGACATCGTCGATTGCCCAGCCGCGTCGTTCGATTGATGTGCACGGCCAGCCCATTGAAGTAGCGACCCAGGGGCGGCACGATCCCTGTGTTGGCATTCGTGCGACGCCGATTGCCGAAGCCATGATGGCGCTGGTGCTGATTGATCATGCCCTGCGTCATCGTGCTCAGTGTGGCGATGTCGTCTGCTCGACGCCGCGGATTCCGGGCGAAATCGCCTAA
- the leuD gene encoding 3-isopropylmalate dehydratase small subunit, with the protein MDKFVRLEGLVAPLDRNNVDTDAIIPKQFLKSIKRSGFGPNAFDEWRYMDVGQPGQDNSGRPKNPNFVLNQERYQGAQVLLTRANFGCGSSREHAPWALLDFGFQAIIAESFADIFFNNCFKNGILPIVLPAAEIEALFQQIEATPGYKLVVDLPSQAVIRPDGYGIPFEIDAFRKECLINGWDDIGLTLRHAEMIREFEAKRRISQPWLFA; encoded by the coding sequence ATGGATAAATTCGTTCGTCTGGAAGGTTTGGTAGCACCGCTCGACCGTAACAACGTCGATACGGATGCCATCATCCCCAAGCAATTTCTCAAGTCGATCAAGCGTTCCGGCTTCGGTCCGAATGCCTTCGACGAATGGCGCTATATGGATGTCGGTCAGCCTGGGCAAGATAATTCTGGCCGTCCGAAGAATCCGAATTTCGTGCTCAACCAGGAACGCTACCAGGGCGCGCAGGTACTGCTGACGCGGGCCAATTTCGGCTGCGGCAGTTCGCGCGAACACGCGCCGTGGGCATTGCTGGATTTCGGCTTTCAGGCAATCATCGCCGAGTCGTTTGCCGATATTTTCTTCAATAACTGCTTCAAGAACGGTATTTTGCCGATTGTCTTGCCGGCCGCTGAAATCGAGGCGCTGTTTCAGCAAATCGAAGCGACTCCGGGCTACAAGCTGGTCGTCGATTTGCCGTCGCAAGCGGTGATTCGTCCGGATGGCTATGGCATTCCGTTCGAAATCGATGCCTTCCGCAAGGAATGCCTGATCAACGGCTGGGACGATATCGGCCTGACCTTGCGTCATGCCGAGATGATTCGCGAATTCGAAGCCAAGCGTCGTATCAGCCAGCCCTGGCTGTTTGCCTAA
- a CDS encoding YdcH family protein: MQVEHHDLHHEFPEMVDAIHALKVGNAHFAKLFASYHRLTGKVEDLEEHDMPVADFTIEDMKKQRVKLKDELYHMLLAYRSGQQAIKA, translated from the coding sequence ATGCAAGTCGAACATCACGACCTCCATCATGAATTTCCTGAGATGGTTGACGCTATTCATGCCCTCAAGGTTGGCAATGCGCATTTTGCCAAGCTGTTTGCTTCATATCACCGCCTGACCGGCAAGGTGGAGGATCTTGAAGAGCACGACATGCCGGTGGCTGATTTCACCATCGAAGACATGAAGAAGCAGCGCGTCAAGCTCAAGGATGAGCTCTATCACATGCTGCTGGCCTATCGCTCCGGTCAACAGGCGATCAAGGCCTAA
- a CDS encoding radical SAM protein, whose product MLTTDDHRRDSAGLLYVYPVISRRAGGVSVGINLNINNACNWACLYCQVDNLTRGGPPPVDLSRLERELRLFLDDALHGDFMQRQVPAEARQLVDVAFSGNGEPTSAAEFSEAIDRVGQVMADYGLQGKLPLRLITNGSFLHRPEVQSGIRRLGSLGGEVWFKVDRVDAPGVELVNGVPMSADKIARNLAICAAQAPTWVQTCWFALDGEAPPASAREAYCALLNGLAGQLAGVHLYGLARPSMQPAAPRLGRLPTDVLESFAGQIKKETGIRVVLSP is encoded by the coding sequence ATGCTTACAACAGACGATCATCGCCGTGACAGCGCCGGGCTGCTTTATGTCTACCCGGTTATTTCACGCCGCGCCGGCGGGGTTTCCGTTGGTATCAACCTGAATATCAACAATGCCTGCAATTGGGCGTGCCTTTATTGCCAGGTTGACAACCTGACACGCGGCGGCCCGCCGCCCGTTGATTTGTCGCGCCTGGAGCGCGAGTTGCGGTTGTTTCTGGATGATGCGCTGCACGGTGACTTCATGCAGCGCCAGGTGCCGGCAGAGGCGCGACAACTGGTCGACGTGGCTTTTTCGGGTAACGGAGAGCCGACCAGTGCTGCCGAGTTCAGTGAGGCAATTGATCGTGTCGGACAGGTCATGGCTGATTACGGTCTGCAGGGCAAGCTCCCGCTGCGCCTGATCACCAACGGCAGTTTCCTGCATCGTCCCGAAGTGCAGTCCGGAATCCGCCGGCTTGGCTCTCTGGGGGGCGAGGTCTGGTTCAAGGTTGACCGGGTTGATGCGCCGGGTGTCGAGTTGGTCAATGGTGTGCCGATGTCGGCCGACAAAATTGCCCGCAACCTTGCCATTTGTGCTGCGCAGGCGCCGACCTGGGTGCAGACATGCTGGTTTGCGCTGGATGGCGAGGCGCCTCCGGCTTCCGCCAGGGAAGCATATTGTGCCTTGCTCAACGGCTTGGCTGGCCAGCTGGCCGGTGTTCATCTCTACGGTTTGGCCCGTCCCTCGATGCAGCCCGCGGCACCGCGTCTGGGGCGACTGCCGACGGATGTGCTTGAGTCCTTCGCCGGGCAGATCAAAAAAGAAACGGGCATCCGGGTGGTGCTTTCCCCGTAA
- a CDS encoding phosphate/phosphite/phosphonate ABC transporter substrate-binding protein — protein MKAIRYWGALIALCFGMTGIQAQQETLRIGVIPYLTPNVLIALFQPLRLQLEKDTGRSVALFTAPDVRSFARRTLKPDFDLIITAAHQARLAQVEGGYLPLTRFTGPLHAAMVVSKDSPIQRLGELRGKRIAVTDRSILVNIAMSKILADQGIQEKDVQYIAVNSQNSGILAVARGEADAAIIAHFTLDQSPEDQRNAVRSMFRSEALPNVILLASPLLDTTVREQAQKSLLAFPATTEGSNFLEKSRYLGIQATDEAFMKRLDSYLPETRKQLGL, from the coding sequence ATGAAAGCAATACGCTACTGGGGTGCGCTCATCGCGCTCTGCTTCGGCATGACGGGAATACAGGCGCAACAGGAAACCCTGCGGATCGGTGTCATTCCCTACCTGACACCCAACGTCCTGATTGCCTTGTTCCAACCCTTGCGACTGCAACTGGAAAAAGATACCGGGCGCTCGGTCGCCCTGTTCACGGCCCCCGACGTCCGCAGCTTTGCTCGACGCACACTCAAACCCGACTTTGATTTGATCATTACCGCAGCACACCAAGCGCGGCTGGCCCAGGTGGAAGGCGGCTATCTCCCGCTGACGCGGTTTACCGGCCCGCTGCATGCCGCCATGGTAGTCAGCAAGGATTCGCCGATCCAGCGCCTCGGCGAATTACGCGGCAAACGCATTGCCGTGACCGACCGCTCGATTCTGGTCAATATCGCCATGAGCAAGATTCTTGCTGATCAGGGCATCCAGGAAAAGGATGTGCAATATATTGCGGTCAACTCACAAAATAGCGGCATTCTCGCGGTTGCCCGCGGCGAGGCCGACGCAGCCATCATTGCCCATTTCACTCTTGACCAGAGCCCCGAGGACCAACGCAACGCGGTACGCAGCATGTTCCGCTCGGAAGCGCTGCCCAACGTCATTCTTCTGGCCAGCCCGCTGCTTGATACGACGGTCCGCGAACAGGCCCAAAAATCCCTGCTCGCCTTTCCGGCAACCACCGAGGGCAGCAACTTCCTGGAAAAAAGTCGCTACCTTGGCATACAAGCCACTGACGAAGCCTTCATGAAGCGCCTTGACAGCTATTTGCCGGAAACCCGGAAGCAACTCGGCCTATGA
- a CDS encoding MFS transporter, with protein MHALPHWRLSGYYFFYFAFIGAFSPYFGLYLQSLNFSAWDIGLLMSQMQLMRLFGPNLWGWLADRFGYRVGIIRLAGIMGLTGFSAFFWIDRLPGMLLAMAVLAFFWSAALPLVETLTFDHLREERGRYSRIRLWGSVGFVVAVMATGAILDYAPPIAVLWVCWAVLCGILGLAATLPEAPQMPHARGEIPIRTILRQPRVVALMAACFAMSAAHGAFYVFYSIHLSGHGYSKTEVGALWSLGVLAEIVVFILMARLSRRFSLRVILLASFAAAVWRFLMMGWGVESVAVMILVQLLHGLTFGSYHAASIAAVNLWFPGRAQGRGQALYSSLSFGAGGLLGALIAGRTWDQVGAGWTFTLGAVFALGGFLLVWRWVRGDAAVDMPGRAKKADPVT; from the coding sequence ATGCATGCACTGCCTCACTGGCGCCTTTCGGGCTACTACTTTTTCTACTTCGCCTTCATCGGTGCGTTCTCGCCCTATTTCGGGCTCTATCTCCAATCCCTGAATTTCTCTGCCTGGGACATCGGCCTGTTGATGTCGCAGATGCAGTTGATGCGCCTTTTTGGTCCCAATCTCTGGGGCTGGCTGGCCGACCGTTTTGGTTACCGGGTCGGCATCATCCGTCTGGCTGGCATCATGGGGCTGACCGGTTTCTCCGCCTTTTTCTGGATCGATCGCCTGCCCGGCATGTTACTTGCCATGGCAGTACTGGCTTTTTTCTGGAGTGCCGCACTACCGCTGGTCGAGACGTTGACTTTTGACCATCTACGCGAAGAGCGCGGGCGCTACAGCCGGATTCGGCTTTGGGGTTCGGTCGGCTTTGTCGTTGCTGTCATGGCAACGGGGGCCATTCTTGATTATGCCCCGCCGATCGCTGTGCTCTGGGTTTGCTGGGCAGTTCTCTGCGGCATTCTTGGTTTGGCAGCCACGTTGCCGGAAGCGCCGCAAATGCCGCATGCCCGCGGTGAAATTCCGATTCGCACTATTCTCCGTCAGCCCAGGGTCGTGGCTCTGATGGCCGCCTGCTTTGCCATGTCGGCTGCGCATGGCGCCTTCTATGTCTTCTATTCCATTCATCTCTCCGGGCATGGCTACAGCAAGACCGAAGTCGGGGCGCTGTGGTCGCTCGGTGTGCTGGCCGAGATTGTTGTTTTCATTCTGATGGCACGTTTGTCGCGCCGGTTTTCGCTGCGTGTCATCCTGCTTGCCAGTTTTGCCGCTGCCGTCTGGCGTTTCCTGATGATGGGCTGGGGCGTCGAGTCGGTAGCTGTGATGATCCTGGTTCAGTTGCTGCATGGCCTCACCTTCGGCTCGTATCACGCGGCGAGCATTGCGGCGGTCAACCTGTGGTTTCCGGGGCGCGCCCAGGGGCGGGGGCAGGCGCTTTACTCCAGTTTGTCGTTCGGCGCTGGCGGCCTGCTTGGTGCGCTGATCGCCGGGCGAACCTGGGATCAGGTCGGCGCTGGCTGGACGTTTACGCTGGGTGCGGTCTTTGCGCTGGGCGGATTTTTGCTGGTCTGGCGCTGGGTGCGTGGCGATGCCGCGGTCGACATGCCCGGCCGGGCAAAAAAAGCTGATCCTGTGACATAA
- a CDS encoding helix-turn-helix domain-containing protein has protein sequence MTAVKTIEKIDAREIRRKLGLNQQQFWSTLGVTQSGGSRYESGRNMPKPVRELLRLVHVEQIDIKSIKRDDWEVLEYLKAQEPELFKSLKKSARTRTKKAA, from the coding sequence ATGACCGCAGTCAAGACCATCGAAAAAATCGACGCTCGTGAAATTCGTCGCAAGCTTGGCCTCAACCAACAGCAGTTCTGGTCCACCCTCGGCGTGACGCAGAGCGGCGGTTCCCGTTATGAGAGCGGCCGCAACATGCCCAAGCCGGTGCGCGAACTGCTCCGCCTGGTGCACGTTGAACAGATCGACATCAAGTCGATCAAGCGTGACGACTGGGAAGTCCTCGAGTACCTGAAGGCTCAGGAACCGGAGCTGTTCAAGTCCCTGAAGAAATCGGCGCGCACGCGTACCAAGAAGGCCGCGTGA
- the leuB gene encoding 3-isopropylmalate dehydrogenase produces the protein MKICVLPGDGIGPEITAEAVRVLNSLDLKFEMEEALLGGGAVDATGNPYPEATQKLAREADAVLLGAVGGPQWDTLPREKRPERGLLGIRKDLNLFANLRPAILYPELANASTLKPEVVAGLDILIVRELTGDIYFGQPRGVREENGERVGFNTMVYSESEIRRIGHVAFQAAQKRNKKLCSVDKMNVLECTQLWRDVMIEVAHDYPDVELSHMLVDNAAMQLVKAPKQFDVMVTGNMFGDILSDEASMLTGSIGMLPSASLDDKNKGLYEPSHGSAPDIAGKGVANPLATILSAAMMLRYTFGLEEQALRIETAVKKVLAQGYRTGDIYERGTSKVGTREMGDAVLAALAS, from the coding sequence ATGAAGATCTGTGTTTTGCCGGGTGACGGCATTGGTCCTGAAATTACTGCCGAGGCAGTGCGTGTTCTCAACTCACTTGATCTCAAGTTCGAGATGGAGGAGGCGCTGTTGGGCGGTGGCGCGGTCGACGCAACCGGCAACCCTTATCCTGAAGCAACGCAAAAGCTGGCGCGTGAAGCCGATGCCGTGCTGCTCGGCGCCGTTGGCGGGCCGCAATGGGATACGCTGCCGCGTGAAAAGCGCCCGGAGCGCGGTCTGCTCGGGATTCGCAAGGACCTGAACCTGTTCGCCAACCTGCGTCCGGCAATTCTCTACCCCGAACTGGCCAATGCCTCGACGTTGAAGCCGGAAGTGGTCGCCGGTCTGGATATCCTGATCGTTCGCGAACTGACCGGCGACATCTACTTCGGCCAGCCGCGCGGCGTGCGTGAGGAAAACGGCGAGCGCGTCGGTTTCAACACCATGGTCTATAGCGAGTCCGAGATTCGTCGTATCGGTCATGTTGCTTTCCAGGCTGCGCAAAAGCGCAACAAGAAGCTGTGCTCGGTCGACAAGATGAACGTGCTGGAATGCACCCAGCTGTGGCGCGATGTGATGATCGAAGTCGCCCACGACTACCCGGATGTCGAACTCAGCCACATGCTGGTCGATAACGCCGCGATGCAATTGGTCAAGGCGCCGAAGCAGTTCGACGTGATGGTCACCGGCAACATGTTCGGTGACATCCTGTCTGACGAAGCATCGATGCTGACCGGTTCGATCGGCATGCTGCCTTCCGCTTCGCTGGATGACAAGAACAAGGGCTTGTACGAGCCATCGCACGGTTCCGCCCCGGATATCGCCGGCAAGGGCGTCGCCAATCCGCTGGCGACCATCCTGTCGGCAGCGATGATGCTGCGTTACACTTTTGGTCTGGAAGAACAGGCACTACGCATTGAAACTGCGGTCAAAAAGGTGCTCGCTCAAGGTTATCGTACCGGCGACATCTACGAGCGTGGCACCAGCAAGGTGGGCACCAGGGAAATGGGCGACGCCGTGCTTGCCGCGCTGGCGTCGTAA
- the leuC gene encoding 3-isopropylmalate dehydratase large subunit, protein MSKTLYDKLWENHVVHVEADGTALLYIDRHLVHEVTSPQAFEGLKLAGRKPWRVSSIVATPDHNTPTDHWEEGIKDPISRQQVETLDANIREVGALAYFPFKDQRMGILHVVGPENGATLPGMTVVCGDSHTSTHGAFACLAHGIGTSEVEHVLATQCLLQKKSKTMLIAVEGKLGKGVTAKDVALAVIGTIGTAGGTGYAIEFGGSAIRGLSMEGRMTLCNMAIEGGARMGFVAVDDNTINYLKGRPFSPTGETWDKAVAYWRTLHSDAGAQFDRVVTLKAEEIRPQVTWGTSPEMVVAIDATVPDPAKQADPVKREGMERALQYMGLNPNTPINQIAVDKVFIGSCTNSRIEDLREAASVLKGRHIAANIKLALAVPGSGLVKRQAEEEGLDKVFVAAGFEWREPGCSMCLAMNADRLEPGERCASTSNRNFEGRQGPGGRTHLLSPAMAAAAAIAGRFADVREVL, encoded by the coding sequence ATGTCGAAGACCCTTTACGACAAGCTCTGGGAGAACCACGTTGTCCACGTAGAAGCGGATGGCACGGCGCTCCTTTATATCGATCGTCACCTCGTGCACGAAGTGACCAGTCCGCAGGCTTTTGAAGGCCTCAAACTGGCCGGGCGCAAGCCTTGGCGCGTTTCCTCCATTGTTGCCACGCCGGACCACAACACGCCGACCGACCATTGGGAAGAGGGGATCAAGGATCCGATTTCCCGTCAGCAGGTTGAAACGCTGGATGCCAATATCCGCGAAGTCGGTGCCTTGGCGTATTTCCCGTTCAAGGATCAGCGCATGGGGATTCTCCATGTCGTCGGCCCTGAAAATGGTGCGACGCTGCCCGGCATGACCGTTGTTTGCGGCGATTCGCACACCTCGACGCACGGCGCTTTCGCCTGCCTGGCGCACGGCATCGGTACCTCCGAAGTCGAACACGTGCTGGCCACCCAGTGTCTGCTGCAAAAGAAATCCAAGACCATGCTGATTGCCGTCGAAGGCAAGCTCGGCAAGGGCGTGACAGCCAAGGACGTGGCGCTGGCCGTGATTGGCACCATCGGCACGGCCGGTGGTACGGGTTATGCCATCGAGTTCGGCGGCAGCGCCATCCGTGGCCTGAGCATGGAAGGTCGGATGACCCTGTGCAACATGGCCATCGAAGGCGGCGCCCGGATGGGCTTTGTCGCGGTCGACGACAATACGATCAATTATTTGAAGGGTCGTCCCTTCTCGCCGACTGGCGAAACCTGGGACAAGGCCGTGGCCTACTGGCGCACGCTGCACTCCGATGCCGGCGCACAGTTCGATCGCGTCGTTACCCTGAAGGCTGAAGAGATTCGCCCACAAGTGACCTGGGGAACCTCGCCGGAAATGGTCGTGGCGATCGACGCCACGGTGCCCGATCCGGCCAAGCAGGCCGACCCGGTCAAGCGTGAAGGCATGGAGCGGGCGCTGCAGTACATGGGCCTCAACCCGAATACGCCGATCAACCAGATTGCAGTCGACAAGGTATTCATCGGCTCCTGCACCAATTCCCGTATCGAGGATTTGCGCGAAGCGGCATCGGTGCTCAAAGGGCGCCATATTGCCGCGAACATCAAACTCGCACTGGCCGTGCCGGGTTCTGGTCTGGTCAAGCGTCAAGCCGAGGAAGAAGGGTTGGACAAGGTTTTCGTCGCAGCTGGTTTCGAGTGGCGTGAGCCAGGTTGCTCGATGTGTCTGGCGATGAATGCCGACCGTCTGGAGCCGGGCGAGCGTTGTGCTTCGACGTCGAACCGCAATTTCGAAGGCCGTCAGGGTCCTGGCGGCCGGACGCATCTGCTTAGCCCAGCCATGGCAGCGGCTGCCGCCATCGCCGGCCGTTTCGCCGACGTGCGCGAAGTGCTTTAA
- the queD gene encoding 6-carboxytetrahydropterin synthase QueD codes for MFITRRLEFDAGHRIPDHKSQCRHLHGHRYAIEITLSGGIINKAGDAANGMVMDFSQVKDLAKTHLVDAWDHAFLAFSGDTAIVDFLNALPGHKTVILDRVPTAENLARIAFERLDAVYRDTYGNHLQLEQVRLYETPNCWADAVRARLD; via the coding sequence ATGTTCATCACTCGCCGCCTCGAGTTCGATGCCGGGCATCGCATCCCGGATCACAAAAGCCAGTGCCGCCACCTGCACGGGCACCGCTACGCCATCGAAATCACGCTCTCCGGCGGCATCATCAACAAGGCCGGCGACGCAGCCAACGGCATGGTGATGGATTTTTCACAGGTCAAGGACCTGGCCAAAACGCATTTGGTGGACGCCTGGGATCACGCTTTCCTGGCCTTCTCGGGCGACACGGCGATTGTTGATTTCCTGAACGCCCTGCCCGGCCACAAAACGGTCATTCTCGACCGGGTCCCCACCGCCGAAAATCTTGCCCGAATCGCTTTTGAGCGTCTTGATGCGGTCTACCGCGACACCTACGGCAATCACCTGCAACTGGAACAAGTTCGTCTCTACGAAACGCCCAACTGCTGGGCGGATGCCGTCCGCGCCCGCCTGGATTGA